A region from the Parasphingopyxis sp. CP4 genome encodes:
- a CDS encoding SDR family oxidoreductase, whose amino-acid sequence MDLNNKSILITGSTDGIGRELANQLKATGANVIICGRSAEKCAAAEQDGFRTIQCDLGTAEGCDALVASYGDATLDILINNAGTQVDAQIGADAPLDALEQEMFLNYHVPVRLIAGFMPKLEAAREAMIVNVTSGLALAPKASSPGYCASKAGLRSFTKSLRYQLDGKDIHVVEALPPMVDTAMTAGRGTARMKISPQDCAAEIVSGMRSNRANIFIGKTKLLKRVQRLSPGLADRIMSKM is encoded by the coding sequence ATGGACCTCAACAATAAAAGCATATTGATCACCGGCTCTACCGACGGAATCGGACGGGAACTGGCGAACCAGCTGAAAGCAACCGGCGCGAATGTGATCATTTGCGGGCGGAGTGCAGAAAAATGCGCCGCGGCCGAACAGGATGGCTTTCGCACGATCCAATGTGATCTTGGCACAGCGGAGGGATGTGACGCGCTAGTTGCGAGCTATGGTGACGCGACACTCGACATCCTGATCAACAATGCCGGGACCCAAGTCGACGCGCAGATAGGGGCTGATGCGCCGCTCGACGCCCTCGAACAGGAAATGTTCCTCAATTATCATGTTCCGGTTCGCCTGATCGCTGGCTTCATGCCGAAGCTGGAAGCGGCTCGCGAAGCAATGATCGTCAATGTGACATCAGGCCTCGCTCTCGCGCCAAAGGCATCGTCTCCGGGTTATTGCGCGTCCAAGGCCGGCTTGCGGAGTTTCACGAAATCGCTCCGCTATCAGCTCGATGGCAAAGATATTCATGTCGTCGAAGCGCTGCCGCCGATGGTCGACACCGCGATGACAGCGGGCCGCGGAACCGCCCGCATGAAGATATCACCGCAAGACTGCGCTGCCGAAATCGTCTCAGGCATGCGCAGCAATCGGGCCAATATCTTTATCGGCAAGACCAAGCTTCTAAAGCGCGTTCAGCGCCTATCGCCGGGTCTCGCCGATCGCATCATGAGCAAGATGTAA
- a CDS encoding class I SAM-dependent methyltransferase: MSKIDVAPPYTAVARHAMFPEPKHDEAARFDFLANLNKFLAGSLGPGNKLAYDKRVLPAFVKEHGREPKDRFEIRHAMNADPFHSFWSALKRNSMEMRQQNGRAMVLRQLDALDAKADELNADKDTLELHPEIEVPRYQAAVDIHCMPGSYHGEERPGDVSAGANYDCGLFATTGGALGSLSDGGGQAVAEWAQKERPGWQPKRILDIGSTIGHNALPIALAYPDAEVIAIDTAAPSLRYGHARAQALGVTNIRFIQANAEDLSRWEDGHFDWVQTTMFLHELSGKALPRIITEGYRVLADDGLMMHVEQPQYSDDMPLYEQFIRDWDAFNNNEPFWSAMHALDLKAVMETAGFDRDELFTIGVRAVVDSDIFPEAPTGEVEDHGRAAVWNAYGAWKNAEAMQEAAE, from the coding sequence ATGAGCAAGATCGACGTCGCCCCGCCCTATACCGCCGTTGCCCGGCACGCCATGTTTCCCGAGCCGAAACATGATGAAGCCGCTCGGTTCGATTTTCTGGCAAATCTCAACAAGTTCCTTGCCGGATCGCTCGGCCCGGGCAACAAGCTTGCCTATGACAAGCGGGTGCTGCCCGCCTTTGTAAAGGAGCATGGCCGCGAGCCCAAGGACCGGTTCGAGATTCGCCACGCGATGAACGCCGATCCGTTTCACAGCTTCTGGTCCGCACTGAAACGCAATTCGATGGAGATGCGCCAGCAAAATGGCCGGGCGATGGTGCTGCGTCAGCTCGACGCACTCGACGCCAAGGCCGATGAGCTCAACGCGGACAAGGATACGCTCGAACTCCATCCGGAAATCGAAGTGCCGCGCTATCAGGCAGCGGTCGATATTCACTGCATGCCCGGCAGCTATCATGGCGAAGAACGCCCCGGCGATGTTTCGGCCGGTGCCAATTATGATTGCGGTCTCTTTGCCACGACCGGCGGTGCACTCGGCTCGCTCAGCGATGGCGGCGGCCAGGCAGTGGCCGAATGGGCGCAAAAGGAACGGCCCGGCTGGCAGCCGAAACGGATCCTCGATATCGGATCGACCATCGGCCACAACGCGCTGCCGATTGCGCTCGCCTATCCCGATGCCGAAGTGATTGCGATCGATACAGCCGCGCCATCCTTGCGCTATGGCCATGCCCGCGCCCAGGCGCTCGGCGTCACCAATATCCGCTTCATCCAGGCCAATGCCGAAGATCTTTCGCGCTGGGAGGATGGCCATTTCGATTGGGTGCAGACAACCATGTTCCTGCACGAGTTGAGCGGCAAGGCGCTGCCCAGGATCATCACGGAAGGCTATCGCGTTCTCGCCGATGACGGGCTGATGATGCATGTCGAACAGCCGCAATATTCCGATGATATGCCGCTTTATGAGCAATTTATCCGCGATTGGGATGCGTTCAACAACAACGAGCCCTTCTGGTCTGCGATGCATGCGCTTGATCTCAAGGCCGTGATGGAGACGGCTGGCTTTGACCGGGACGAACTGTTCACGATTGGCGTCCGCGCCGTCGTGGATAGCGATATCTTCCCCGAAGCGCCGACCGGCGAGGTCGAAGATCATGGCCGCGCTGCGGTGTGGAATGCCTATGGCGCCTGGAAAAATGCCGAAGCCATGCAGGAGGCCGCAGAATGA
- a CDS encoding nitrilase-related carbon-nitrogen hydrolase, with amino-acid sequence MAAMLASMLPLPNAGLMAQEDSMADTPLYSALGLQLAARSVEAAPDRETARAQMMAMIGEIETKLRSASIFIEQYGGHPVRLAVLPEYVLTSYPGRISIPDFADKAALEIGGPEYEALGGVAERLNMFIAGNAYEADDHFPDFYFQTSFVIAPSGEVVLRYRRLNSMFAPTPHDVWSRYLDIYGLDGVFPVARTEIGNLAAVASEEILYPEIARAHALRGAEVFVHSSSEIGSPLDTPKDIAKQARAFENMAYVVSANTAGIEGSSLPLASADGNSQVVDWKGRVVAESNSGETFTAFATVDIEALREGRRTPSMTNFLARQRLELFAPIYGGTEIHAANGMMDGDTPQVPDRDYFRRTQEAVIERMIAAGLI; translated from the coding sequence ATGGCAGCGATGCTCGCGAGCATGCTGCCCTTGCCCAATGCCGGCCTTATGGCGCAGGAAGACAGCATGGCTGATACACCGCTTTACTCCGCCCTCGGCCTGCAGCTCGCTGCCCGCTCGGTCGAGGCAGCGCCCGATCGCGAGACGGCACGCGCGCAGATGATGGCGATGATCGGCGAAATCGAAACCAAATTGCGCTCGGCCAGCATCTTTATCGAGCAATATGGCGGCCATCCGGTGCGGCTCGCCGTGCTCCCCGAATATGTGCTGACCAGCTATCCGGGCCGGATCTCGATCCCCGATTTTGCCGACAAGGCGGCGCTGGAAATTGGCGGGCCGGAATATGAAGCGCTGGGCGGTGTTGCCGAGCGGCTCAACATGTTCATCGCCGGCAATGCCTATGAAGCCGATGATCATTTCCCGGATTTCTACTTTCAGACCAGCTTTGTGATCGCGCCCTCGGGCGAGGTCGTGCTGCGCTATCGCCGGTTGAATTCGATGTTCGCGCCCACCCCGCATGATGTCTGGTCGCGCTATCTCGATATCTATGGCCTGGACGGCGTGTTCCCGGTGGCACGGACCGAGATCGGCAATCTCGCAGCGGTGGCCTCGGAAGAAATCCTCTATCCTGAAATCGCCCGCGCCCATGCCTTGCGCGGTGCGGAAGTCTTTGTGCATAGCTCCTCGGAAATCGGGTCACCGCTCGATACGCCCAAGGACATCGCCAAACAGGCGCGGGCTTTCGAAAATATGGCCTATGTTGTGTCCGCCAATACCGCGGGCATCGAAGGCAGCTCGCTGCCGCTTGCCTCGGCCGATGGCAATTCGCAGGTGGTGGACTGGAAGGGCCGGGTGGTGGCCGAATCCAATTCCGGCGAAACCTTCACCGCCTTCGCCACTGTCGATATCGAAGCGCTGCGCGAAGGTCGGCGCACGCCGAGCATGACCAACTTCCTCGCCCGCCAGCGCCTGGAGCTGTTTGCGCCCATTTATGGTGGCACGGAAATCCATGCTGCGAACGGCATGATGGACGGCGATACCCCGCAGGTTCCGGACCGGGATTACTTCCGGCGGACCCAGGAAGCAGTGATTGAAAGGATGATCGCAGCCGGCTTGATCTAG
- a CDS encoding FAD-binding oxidoreductase → MASLADNDSGVLADLAASGAQILSDAESLEFHAHDLYARGADLLAVVVPNNKDQLAAAVAAATSRDIAVIPRGGGMSYTGGYTPTQSGAVLCDLKKMDRILEINAEDMTVTVEPGCTWAALHEALQPQGLRTAFWGTLSGLKATVGGGMSQNGVFWGSGRYGTAVQSCVALEVVLADGTIMRTGSDFSRPYGPDLTGLFLADTGALGMKAAITLRLVRDAEAHGYASFIFDTREGVLGAMAAIERAGVATECFGFDPNLNAIRMQRDSMTSDVKALGNMMKKQGSVLKALKEGAKVVTAGRNFLKDAKFSLHILSEGRIQSAADADIEQATALAVEHGGRETENTIPKIIRANPFGPLNSVLGPGGERWAPVHGLVPHSRAQACYAAIEALFETHSAEMERLGIFTGTLIAAVGGAGTLIEPCLYWPDASNPAHEYTMDADHFAKLPVLDENPEAWELAKALKAALVDLFHDHGAVHFQIGRTYRYRDSLDPAAEALLLAVKKQVDPRGLMNPGSLGLE, encoded by the coding sequence ATGGCTAGCCTGGCAGACAATGACAGTGGAGTGCTTGCCGATTTGGCGGCAAGCGGGGCGCAGATTCTCAGCGATGCCGAAAGCCTCGAATTCCATGCGCATGATCTGTACGCGCGCGGCGCGGATCTGCTGGCCGTTGTGGTGCCAAACAATAAGGACCAGCTGGCCGCCGCCGTTGCAGCCGCAACATCGCGCGATATAGCCGTCATCCCGCGCGGCGGCGGCATGAGCTATACCGGCGGCTATACGCCGACCCAAAGCGGCGCAGTGCTGTGTGATCTCAAAAAGATGGACCGGATCCTCGAGATCAATGCCGAGGATATGACGGTTACCGTCGAACCCGGTTGCACCTGGGCGGCACTGCATGAGGCCCTGCAACCGCAAGGCTTGCGCACCGCATTTTGGGGCACTCTATCCGGACTGAAAGCGACGGTTGGCGGCGGGATGAGCCAGAACGGCGTTTTCTGGGGCTCGGGCCGCTATGGCACGGCTGTCCAAAGCTGTGTCGCGTTGGAGGTCGTGTTGGCCGATGGCACAATCATGCGTACCGGCAGCGATTTTTCGCGGCCCTATGGCCCCGACCTGACAGGGCTGTTCCTCGCCGATACCGGCGCGCTCGGCATGAAGGCAGCGATCACCTTGCGGCTGGTGCGCGATGCCGAAGCCCATGGCTATGCGAGCTTCATCTTCGACACGCGCGAAGGTGTCCTCGGCGCGATGGCGGCGATCGAGCGGGCGGGCGTTGCGACCGAATGTTTTGGGTTCGATCCCAATCTCAATGCGATCCGCATGCAGCGCGACAGCATGACATCCGATGTCAAAGCGCTGGGCAATATGATGAAGAAGCAGGGCAGCGTGCTGAAAGCGCTGAAAGAGGGCGCCAAGGTGGTGACCGCCGGCCGGAACTTCCTGAAGGATGCAAAATTCTCGCTCCATATATTGAGCGAGGGCCGCATCCAGTCGGCCGCCGACGCCGATATCGAACAGGCGACCGCCCTGGCTGTCGAGCATGGTGGCCGCGAGACCGAAAACACGATTCCCAAGATCATCCGCGCCAATCCCTTTGGTCCGCTTAACTCCGTGCTTGGTCCGGGCGGCGAACGCTGGGCCCCGGTCCATGGCCTGGTCCCGCATTCCCGGGCGCAGGCCTGTTATGCCGCGATCGAAGCCTTGTTCGAAACGCATAGCGCGGAGATGGAACGGCTTGGCATTTTTACCGGGACGCTGATTGCCGCGGTGGGCGGAGCCGGGACGCTGATCGAGCCGTGCCTTTACTGGCCCGACGCGTCGAACCCGGCGCACGAATATACGATGGACGCCGATCATTTCGCGAAGCTGCCGGTGCTCGATGAGAATCCGGAGGCCTGGGAGCTCGCCAAGGCACTCAAGGCCGCGCTGGTCGATCTGTTCCATGACCATGGCGCGGTGCATTTCCAGATCGGCCGCACCTATCGCTATCGGGACAGCCTGGATCCGGCGGCCGAAGCGCTGCTGCTCGCGGTGAAAAAGCAGGTCGATCCGCGTGGTTTGATGAACCCGGGATCGCTCGGACTGGAATGA
- a CDS encoding MFS transporter yields the protein MASAAGAESDSERNEFSLGWKTLLAGVLGVACGASPIPYNIIGFTAAPLAAEFGWSQTQAVLPITIFGVIASFLAPVFGAMADRFGVRPVALWSLFAFALAFAAISLTPTANDPSTLYIYYGFWVVVGFVGIGSTPVTWSRAINLWFFKHRGLALGILLMGTSLAAMVVPQVAVWAITNFGWREMFLIMGAFPIAALIISFFLFREPRPDERPKAIESATGKLTGVTLGMALRDYRFWIIWLSIALIATSFGGAFINMPRMLGLRDIDTQTQATVMGILGIGIFAGRLITGALLDRFWQGFVAFPLLCLPAISAWILLGENITFPLAAAAGFLLGFAAGAESDLIAYLTGRYFGMAHYGKIYGMLYMPFGLFSASSPLIYAQVFDRTGSFDPILTVAIGGFVVGGGLLLLLGRYPTEFPEPEPENAQEALA from the coding sequence ATGGCTAGCGCCGCAGGGGCCGAGAGCGACAGCGAACGGAATGAATTCAGCCTCGGCTGGAAGACTTTGCTCGCGGGGGTTCTCGGCGTTGCCTGCGGCGCCTCGCCTATTCCCTATAATATCATCGGCTTCACCGCCGCGCCATTGGCGGCCGAGTTCGGCTGGAGCCAGACGCAGGCGGTGTTACCGATTACGATTTTCGGAGTGATTGCATCCTTCCTGGCGCCTGTGTTCGGCGCCATGGCAGATCGGTTCGGTGTGCGTCCGGTGGCCCTTTGGTCACTATTCGCCTTTGCCCTCGCCTTTGCGGCGATATCGCTGACGCCAACCGCAAACGACCCGTCAACGCTCTATATCTATTACGGCTTTTGGGTTGTTGTCGGCTTCGTAGGCATCGGATCGACGCCGGTGACCTGGAGCCGCGCAATCAATCTGTGGTTCTTCAAGCATCGCGGGCTAGCGCTCGGAATCTTGCTGATGGGAACTAGCCTAGCCGCTATGGTCGTGCCGCAGGTCGCGGTCTGGGCGATCACGAATTTCGGCTGGCGAGAAATGTTCTTAATCATGGGAGCGTTTCCGATAGCCGCGCTGATCATTAGTTTCTTCTTGTTCCGCGAACCGCGACCCGATGAACGACCCAAGGCCATTGAGAGCGCAACCGGAAAGTTGACCGGTGTGACCCTCGGCATGGCACTCAGAGACTATCGGTTCTGGATCATCTGGCTGTCGATCGCGCTGATTGCCACATCGTTCGGCGGTGCTTTTATCAATATGCCGCGCATGCTCGGTTTGCGTGATATCGATACGCAGACCCAGGCAACGGTCATGGGGATACTTGGCATTGGCATCTTTGCCGGACGGCTGATTACAGGCGCGCTGCTCGATCGCTTCTGGCAAGGTTTTGTGGCCTTCCCGCTGCTCTGCCTGCCGGCCATTTCAGCCTGGATCTTGCTCGGTGAAAATATCACATTCCCGCTGGCCGCAGCTGCCGGTTTCCTGCTCGGCTTTGCCGCTGGCGCCGAAAGCGACCTGATCGCCTATCTCACCGGACGCTATTTCGGGATGGCGCATTATGGCAAGATATATGGCATGCTCTATATGCCGTTCGGTCTGTTCTCGGCTTCGTCGCCGCTGATATACGCCCAGGTGTTTGATCGCACGGGAAGCTTCGATCCGATTTTGACGGTTGCGATCGGAGGCTTTGTTGTCGGTGGTGGATTACTGCTCTTGCTCGGACGATACCCGACAGAATTTCCAGAACCCGAGCCCGAAAATGCGCAGGAGGCGCTCGCCTGA
- a CDS encoding DUF1838 family protein — MGLKKLTLACATMALAGMGMAAEARTLDPNVPEDAVEISKRLQCGEADGEPAVYYWSGRGYSRVRGERDRHVFNLEGMNIRQCVSVTDPERGTGYRQVSREIMLYTDPETGEVLREWENPWTGETVPVMHVANDPVNMRAPNFPVGRDGSPYSISTYRQIGDWVLIPFEVPLFYTNPLGGDYQEYVGNMYQAMEIFDFAARADDILDTDNATAYPTVSWVRVAAWLPWMRMRSREGQMIFNAVGSKLRGGYDELPEVLRNEIEANYPEYTAPPPGDDARPNATTWTVFRQMIDEMRAAEGEDSPAAGHSE; from the coding sequence ATGGGTTTGAAGAAATTGACACTGGCATGCGCGACAATGGCGCTTGCAGGAATGGGAATGGCTGCCGAAGCGCGCACGCTCGATCCCAATGTCCCGGAAGACGCGGTAGAAATATCCAAGCGTCTGCAATGTGGTGAAGCCGATGGCGAGCCAGCCGTCTATTACTGGTCGGGCCGCGGCTATTCACGGGTTCGCGGTGAACGCGACCGGCACGTTTTCAACCTTGAAGGCATGAATATCCGCCAATGCGTTAGCGTTACGGATCCAGAGCGCGGCACCGGTTATCGCCAGGTCAGCCGTGAAATCATGCTCTATACCGATCCGGAAACCGGCGAAGTGCTCCGCGAATGGGAGAATCCCTGGACCGGTGAAACCGTACCCGTAATGCATGTTGCCAATGATCCGGTGAACATGCGCGCCCCGAATTTTCCGGTGGGACGTGATGGATCGCCCTATTCGATTTCCACCTATCGCCAGATTGGCGATTGGGTGCTGATCCCGTTCGAAGTCCCGCTGTTCTACACCAACCCGCTGGGCGGCGATTATCAAGAATATGTCGGCAACATGTATCAGGCGATGGAGATTTTCGATTTCGCCGCACGCGCTGACGATATTCTCGATACAGACAATGCGACCGCCTATCCGACGGTAAGTTGGGTTCGTGTAGCAGCCTGGCTTCCCTGGATGCGGATGCGCAGCCGCGAAGGCCAGATGATCTTCAACGCGGTCGGTTCCAAACTGCGCGGCGGTTATGACGAACTGCCTGAAGTGCTGCGCAATGAGATCGAGGCGAACTATCCGGAATATACCGCACCGCCTCCGGGTGACGATGCGCGACCCAATGCGACCACCTGGACGGTCTTCCGCCAGATGATCGACGAAATGCGCGCGGCCGAAGGCGAAGACTCCCCGGCAGCCGGACATAGCGAATAA
- a CDS encoding CoA ester lyase, producing MGGLSSILFVPGSRPDRFAKAAETAADLICIDLEDAVAPDGKDAARDAAIASLETLDPAGVAIRINGLKTADGLRDLLALRDAAILPQLVFIPMVESATEVEIAAAVLGDRAPGLVPLIETVKGLRAGDAIAASPGVAAMMFGGGDFSAELGTDLAWEPLLAARSAFVMSSASGRVPAIDVPFILLDDDAGLAEEVLRAKALGFAAKAAIHPKQVDAINRIMRPSEAELAEAREALAAFAEAGGKVIRHNGKMLEAPVIKRFEAMLGIKGKDNA from the coding sequence ATGGGCGGATTGAGTTCGATATTATTCGTACCCGGATCGCGACCGGATCGGTTCGCCAAGGCGGCTGAAACGGCCGCAGACCTGATCTGTATCGACCTTGAAGATGCCGTTGCACCCGACGGCAAAGACGCCGCCCGCGATGCGGCCATCGCTTCCCTTGAAACGCTGGACCCGGCTGGCGTCGCGATTCGCATCAATGGGCTCAAGACAGCCGATGGTTTGCGGGACTTGCTCGCGCTGCGCGATGCGGCCATCCTGCCACAGCTGGTTTTCATTCCGATGGTCGAAAGCGCGACCGAGGTAGAAATTGCCGCTGCCGTGCTGGGCGATCGGGCGCCTGGCCTTGTCCCGCTGATAGAAACCGTCAAAGGCCTGCGCGCCGGCGACGCGATTGCGGCAAGCCCCGGCGTTGCGGCGATGATGTTTGGCGGGGGTGATTTTTCGGCCGAGCTTGGAACCGATCTTGCCTGGGAGCCTTTGCTGGCGGCACGCAGCGCGTTCGTCATGTCATCGGCATCGGGCCGGGTGCCGGCGATCGATGTACCTTTCATCCTGCTCGACGATGATGCAGGCCTTGCAGAGGAAGTTCTCCGGGCCAAGGCTCTCGGTTTTGCGGCCAAGGCGGCGATCCATCCCAAACAGGTCGATGCGATCAATCGGATCATGCGCCCCAGCGAAGCGGAGCTTGCCGAAGCGCGCGAGGCGCTGGCCGCGTTTGCCGAAGCGGGTGGGAAAGTTATTCGCCATAATGGAAAAATGCTCGAAGCGCCGGTGATCAAGCGGTTCGAGGCAATGCTAGGTATCAAGGGGAAAGATAATGCGTGA
- a CDS encoding MaoC family dehydratase: MRDGVVEVSPGRFRETFGRYFEDFEVGHIYEHRPGRTITDTDNVHFTLLTMNTHPAHFDYEFASKTEFKKPLVCSPLTVALMVGMSVSDTSQKAVANLGWDKIKLTHPLFPGDTLYAESEVLDKRESSSRPEQGIVTVKTIGKNQHGDVACTFERTMLIWKRGFGNADD, from the coding sequence ATGCGTGACGGAGTTGTCGAAGTCTCACCGGGCCGGTTTCGGGAGACATTCGGTCGCTATTTCGAGGATTTCGAAGTCGGCCATATCTATGAGCACCGTCCGGGTCGCACGATTACGGACACGGACAATGTGCATTTCACCTTGCTGACGATGAACACCCATCCCGCGCATTTCGACTATGAATTCGCCTCAAAAACGGAATTCAAAAAGCCGCTGGTCTGCTCGCCGCTGACGGTAGCGCTGATGGTTGGCATGAGTGTTTCGGATACCAGCCAGAAGGCGGTTGCCAATCTTGGCTGGGACAAGATCAAGCTGACCCATCCACTGTTCCCCGGCGATACGCTCTACGCGGAGAGCGAGGTGCTCGATAAGCGCGAGTCCAGCTCGCGCCCGGAACAGGGGATCGTGACCGTCAAGACGATCGGCAAGAACCAGCATGGCGATGTGGCCTGCACTTTCGAGCGGACAATGCTCATCTGGAAGCGCGGCTTTGGCAATGCCGACGATTAG
- a CDS encoding acyl-CoA dehydrogenase family protein, with product MATAPDTSRPPMDPSEETALLDSIQKWIDREVRPVVMKHDHGDIWPEELVDQMAEMGLFGATIGEEYGGLGLPATTYAKIVALISSYWMALTGIFNSHLIMAAAVERFGTAEQKAKWLPKFATGEIRGGLALTEPNAGTDLQAIKATAVRDGDDYVINGTKTWISNGIHGSCFALLVKTDTKIDPRYKGISLMIAPKGEGFTTGHKFDKLGYKAIDSAELIFDNYRIPADNLIGGVEGHGFFQATGGLELGRINVAARGVGLAEGSLRLATEYAQVRETMGKPIAEHQAIQLKLGEMVTRAQAARLLTIEAAGAYDRGERCDMEAGMAKYFASEAAVKNSEESLRIHGGYGYSKEYDIERYYRDSILMCIGEGTNEMQRMIISKQWVKRNPV from the coding sequence ATGGCCACCGCCCCCGATACCAGCCGCCCGCCAATGGATCCGTCCGAAGAAACGGCGTTGCTCGATTCCATCCAGAAATGGATCGATCGTGAAGTCCGCCCGGTCGTGATGAAGCATGACCATGGCGATATCTGGCCGGAAGAACTGGTCGACCAGATGGCCGAGATGGGTCTGTTCGGTGCAACGATCGGAGAGGAATATGGCGGGCTTGGCCTGCCGGCGACTACCTACGCAAAAATCGTCGCGCTGATCTCCTCCTATTGGATGGCGCTTACCGGTATCTTCAATTCGCACCTGATCATGGCGGCGGCCGTCGAACGGTTCGGCACGGCTGAGCAAAAAGCGAAATGGCTGCCCAAATTCGCGACCGGCGAGATTCGTGGCGGCCTCGCGCTGACCGAGCCCAATGCCGGTACCGATCTCCAGGCGATCAAGGCGACGGCAGTCCGTGACGGCGATGATTATGTCATCAACGGCACAAAGACCTGGATTTCCAACGGTATTCACGGATCCTGCTTCGCGCTGCTGGTGAAGACTGACACCAAGATTGACCCCCGCTACAAGGGCATCAGCCTGATGATCGCGCCCAAGGGCGAAGGCTTCACCACCGGGCACAAGTTTGACAAGCTCGGCTATAAGGCGATCGACAGTGCCGAGCTGATCTTCGACAATTACCGGATTCCGGCTGACAATCTGATCGGCGGCGTGGAAGGCCATGGCTTTTTCCAGGCCACGGGAGGTCTTGAACTCGGCCGGATCAATGTCGCGGCGCGCGGCGTGGGCCTTGCCGAAGGATCGCTCCGACTGGCGACCGAATATGCGCAGGTGCGCGAAACGATGGGCAAGCCGATTGCCGAGCATCAGGCGATCCAGCTCAAGCTCGGCGAGATGGTCACCCGGGCCCAGGCGGCGCGGCTGCTGACCATCGAGGCGGCGGGCGCCTATGATCGCGGCGAACGCTGCGACATGGAAGCAGGCATGGCGAAATATTTCGCGTCCGAAGCGGCCGTGAAAAATTCCGAAGAATCGCTGCGCATCCATGGCGGTTACGGCTATTCCAAGGAATATGACATTGAGCGCTATTATCGCGACTCGATCCTGATGTGCATCGGTGAGGGGACCAATGAAATGCAGCGCATGATCATCTCCAAACAATGGGTCAAACGGAACCCGGTGTGA
- a CDS encoding CaiB/BaiF CoA-transferase family protein — translation MSDRPLPLAGYRILSAEQYGAGPYGTMFLAQLGAEVIKIEPPKGGDTARAVGPHFLREAESLYFQTFNYNKRSLTLNLQSEEGREILRKLAANAHAVANNLRGDLPERLGLTYDALKDVNPALVCAHLSAYGRDNERAKWPGYDYLMQAEAGFLSLTGEPDGPPVRFGLSMVDFMTGTMMAVGLLAALTDAERSGFGRDIDVDLLSAAAHQMSYPGLWYMNENDVTPRAPFGAHPTATPSQMFRTADGWMFVMAQLPKFWSILVEEIGRPDLASDERFDTPASRRDNREALTAELEGVFTAQPTAHWVDLLKGKMPVAPVNSLEEAMDNPFLEETGMIDHVDHPDRDQIKVLTSPIKVDGDRLPVEAGPLLGADSADILAELGYDADAVAELKQSGIV, via the coding sequence GTGAGCGATCGACCTCTTCCCCTTGCCGGTTACCGGATCCTCAGCGCCGAACAATATGGCGCCGGTCCCTATGGCACGATGTTCCTCGCCCAGCTGGGCGCGGAGGTCATCAAGATCGAACCACCCAAGGGCGGGGACACGGCGCGCGCCGTTGGGCCGCATTTCCTGCGCGAAGCGGAAAGTCTCTATTTTCAGACATTTAACTATAATAAACGCTCGCTGACCTTGAACCTCCAGAGCGAGGAAGGGCGCGAGATACTGCGCAAGCTCGCTGCCAACGCGCATGCGGTCGCCAATAATCTGCGCGGCGATCTGCCGGAGCGGCTGGGGCTCACCTATGACGCGCTAAAGGATGTGAACCCGGCGCTCGTCTGCGCCCATCTCTCCGCCTATGGCCGCGACAATGAGCGCGCCAAATGGCCGGGCTATGATTATCTGATGCAGGCCGAAGCGGGCTTCCTGTCGCTGACCGGAGAGCCGGATGGACCGCCGGTGCGCTTCGGATTGTCGATGGTCGATTTCATGACCGGCACGATGATGGCGGTGGGCCTGCTCGCCGCATTGACCGATGCCGAGCGCTCCGGGTTTGGCCGCGATATCGATGTCGATCTGCTATCAGCTGCAGCCCATCAAATGAGCTATCCCGGCCTCTGGTATATGAACGAGAATGACGTGACGCCGCGCGCACCCTTTGGCGCGCATCCCACGGCCACGCCGAGCCAGATGTTCCGCACCGCCGATGGCTGGATGTTTGTCATGGCGCAGCTTCCCAAATTCTGGTCGATCCTGGTCGAGGAAATCGGCCGGCCCGACCTGGCATCGGATGAGCGGTTCGACACACCCGCCAGTCGCCGCGACAATCGCGAGGCGCTGACGGCGGAGCTTGAGGGCGTATTCACCGCCCAACCGACCGCCCATTGGGTCGATCTGCTCAAAGGCAAGATGCCGGTTGCTCCGGTTAACTCGCTCGAAGAGGCGATGGATAATCCGTTCCTCGAGGAAACCGGTATGATCGATCATGTCGACCATCCCGATCGCGACCAAATCAAGGTGCTGACCAGCCCGATCAAGGTGGATGGCGATCGGCTTCCGGTTGAAGCCGGGCCACTACTCGGCGCGGATAGCGCGGATATCCTGGCCGAACTCGGTTATGACGCCGATGCGGTAGCTGAGCTCAAACAAAGCGGCATCGTTTAA